A genomic region of Globicephala melas chromosome 9, mGloMel1.2, whole genome shotgun sequence contains the following coding sequences:
- the C9H7orf25 gene encoding UPF0415 protein C7orf25 homolog: MSAHSMLCERIAIAKELMKRAESLSRSRKGGIEGSAKLCSKLKAELKFLQKVEAGKVAIKESHLQSTNLTHLRAIVESAENLEDVVSVLHVFGYTDTLGEKQTLVVDVVANGGHTWVKAIGRKAEALHNIWLGRGQYGDKSIVEQAEDFLQASHQQPVQYSNPHIVFAFYNSVSSPMAEKLKEMGVSVRGDIVAVNSLLEPREELQASESESDDDGPELLRVTRVDRENILASVAFPTEIKVDVCTRANLDITTLITYVSALSYGGCHFIFREKVLTEQAEQERKEQVLPQLEAFMKDKELFACESAVKDFQSILDTLGGPGERERAAMLIKRINVVPDQPSERALKLVSSSKINSRSLTIFGTGDTLKAITMTANSGFVRAANNQGVKFSVFIHQPRALTESKEALATPLPRDCTTDNQH, from the coding sequence ATGTCTGCACACTCCATGCTTTGTGAGCGGATCGCCATAGCCAAGGAACTGATGAAGAGAGCAGAGTCACTCTCCAGGTCGAGAAAAGGTGGCATCGAAGGTAGTGCCAAGCTGTGCAGCAAACTGAAGGCAGAATTAAAATTTCTGCAGAAGGTAGAAGCTGGGAAAGTAGCCATTAAGGAGTCCCATTTACAGAGCACTAACCTGACACACCTAAGAGCCATCGTGGAATCGGCAGAAAACCTGGAAGATGTGGTCAGCGTTCTCCATGTATTTGGTTACACAGACACCTTGGGCGAAAAGCAGACCCTTGTGGTGGATGTCGTTGCCAATGGTGGTCATACCTGGGTGAAAGCCATCGGCCGGAAGGCTGAAGCTCTGCATAACATTTGGCTGGGCCGGGGCCAGTATGGCGACAAAAGCATCGTTGAGCAGGCTGAAGACTTCCTCCAGGCCAGTCACCAGCAGCCGGTGCAGTACAGCAACCCTCACATCGTCTTCGCATTTTACAACAGTGTCTCCAGCCCCATGGCCGAGAAGCTGAAAGAAATGGGTGTATCTGTGAGGGGAGACATAGTAGCCGTGAACTCTCTGTTAGAGCCCCGTGAAGAGCTCCAGGCCAGCGAGAGCGAATCAGACGATGATGGCCCCGAACTTTTGCGGGTGACCAGAGTAGACCGAGAAAACATCCTAGCCAGTGTCGCGTTTCCAACGGAGATCAAGGTTGACGTGTGCACAAGAGCCAACCTGGACATCACTACTTTAATCACATATGTATCCGCCCTCAGCTATGGAGGCTGCCACTTTATCTTCAGAGAAAAAGTGCTCACCGAACAAGCAGAGCAAGAGAGGAAAGAGCAGGTTCTGCCACAGCTGGAGGCATTTATGAAGGACAAGGAGTTGTTTGCCTGCGAATCTGCCGTCAAGGACTTTCAGTCTATCCTAGATACCTTAGGAGGACCCGGGGAGAGAGAGCGGGCTGCTATGCTAATTAAGCGAATTAACGTGGTCCCAGACCAGCCTTCTGAGCGTGCCTTGAAACTAGTGTCCAGTTCAAAAATCAACAGCCGCTCTTTAACGATTTTTGGGACAGGAGACACCCTAAAAGCCATCACAATGACTGCCAATAGTGGTTTTGTCAGAGCTGCCAACAACCAGGGTGTTAAGTTCAGTGTGTTTATCCATCAGCCCAGAGCACTCACTGAGAGCAAAGAGGCCCTAGCTACCCCCTTACCAAGAGACTGCACAACTGACAACCAACACTGA